A part of Paenibacillus donghaensis genomic DNA contains:
- a CDS encoding glycosyltransferase: MIIVQVAPDIIPLPGSGGLERIVYNLSDALVDMGHEVYIYALAGSRSSAIVIPYGHRYETSSIKDFVLDTLPDNTDIIHDHTHDLLFGKEDLHIPTVSTIHTEWSLDVPVKHPVYVSRTKLIQSPNRYKGYYVHNGIDLNEYKYSTNKKDYVLFLGRIDWEKGVHSAIEVAEMTGVRTIIAGPAWDEELFKQILPRINNSSNIEYVSEVHGKAKQDLLSHAKWLMFPTACEEQFGLVMIEAMACGTPVAAFPRGAVPEVLSGFPQFLCESVEAMAAKIIGDASVHPEQLRHYVSSRFTKEKMAERYLKIYEKVIAKNRFRG, encoded by the coding sequence GTGATCATTGTTCAGGTCGCTCCAGACATCATTCCTCTTCCAGGCAGCGGAGGTCTTGAAAGGATCGTATACAATTTATCAGATGCGCTTGTGGATATGGGACATGAGGTCTATATATATGCTCTCGCAGGGAGCCGAAGCAGTGCTATCGTCATTCCGTATGGACATCGGTATGAGACTAGCAGCATCAAGGATTTCGTTCTGGATACTCTACCAGACAATACCGATATCATACACGACCATACACATGATCTCCTGTTTGGAAAGGAAGACCTGCACATTCCAACAGTCTCAACGATTCACACGGAATGGTCGCTTGATGTCCCGGTAAAGCATCCAGTATATGTGAGTCGTACGAAGCTTATTCAGTCTCCTAACCGGTATAAGGGATATTATGTACACAATGGAATCGACCTGAACGAATATAAATATAGTACGAACAAAAAAGATTATGTGTTGTTTCTAGGTCGGATAGATTGGGAAAAAGGCGTGCATTCTGCGATTGAAGTGGCTGAAATGACAGGTGTAAGAACGATAATAGCGGGTCCGGCCTGGGACGAAGAATTATTTAAGCAGATCCTTCCACGAATTAATAACAGTTCTAACATTGAATATGTCAGTGAAGTTCATGGAAAAGCAAAACAAGATTTACTGAGTCATGCCAAATGGCTCATGTTTCCAACAGCTTGTGAAGAGCAATTCGGATTGGTGATGATCGAAGCGATGGCGTGTGGAACACCTGTCGCCGCATTCCCAAGAGGGGCTGTCCCAGAAGTACTGTCCGGATTTCCACAATTCTTGTGTGAAAGTGTTGAGGCCATGGCGGCGAAGATTATTGGCGATGCATCAGTCCATCCTGAACAACTTCGTCATTATGTCTCTAGTCGGTTTACAAAAGAGAAAATGGCGGAGCGTTACTTGAAAATCTACGAGAAGGTTATAGCCAAGAATCGATTTCGCGGATAA
- a CDS encoding PIG-L family deacetylase, giving the protein MSSHSVADKLMVVAHPDDESIFGGGALIEEPGWKVICLTNESDETRSREFQAAMEFVDARFEIWDFPDQYDGDFDEQQVKDTLIKLLDNSHFHKVVTHNLHGEYGHNQHKSLSRILHSMDLDHLYVFDKADAPLPFHILQKKLKLLQHYKSQMYVIEELMPFIVNERLIPVEPWES; this is encoded by the coding sequence ATGTCATCCCATTCGGTAGCAGATAAGCTGATGGTAGTCGCTCATCCTGACGATGAAAGCATATTTGGAGGCGGAGCATTAATCGAGGAGCCAGGCTGGAAAGTCATTTGCTTGACTAACGAAAGCGATGAGACTCGTTCCCGGGAATTCCAAGCAGCGATGGAGTTCGTTGACGCAAGGTTCGAAATATGGGACTTCCCAGACCAATATGATGGGGATTTTGATGAACAACAAGTGAAAGACACTTTAATAAAGCTACTGGATAACAGCCATTTCCATAAAGTTGTCACTCATAATCTGCACGGAGAATACGGACATAATCAGCACAAGTCGTTATCTCGTATTTTGCACAGCATGGATTTAGATCATTTATATGTATTCGATAAAGCGGATGCTCCCCTTCCATTTCATATATTGCAAAAGAAACTCAAATTATTGCAGCACTATAAAAGCCAAATGTATGTCATTGAAGAACTAATGCCCTTCATAGTGAATGAGCGGCTAATTCCGGTTGAACCATGGGAATCTTAG
- a CDS encoding glycosyltransferase, with protein sequence MKKKAEVRSKKPIVKRRIYSKQPIVQYVVKAEPPKQVVWFNKEESNRSIERRYSATDLRILMVLDQFNIGGTETHVLTCVRELLRNGVHVVVAGKRGEMCDAFAALGCPVYEINFVTNEHISNDDDEKKIISQLKQIMNTEGITAVHIHQIPSGFFAAKAADQLCIPRIWTLHMLLPFTIDELDLIKSSAAVVCVSPSIVKQLPVKGLPVQLIPNGIDTVQFNYRSLIQSDLREELGIPKVAPVIMYAGRLSWEKADICRDVIEASRRLKAEHYPNLNILVTGEGRHSENIKSLVDVIHKETKSKFIHLLGNTLNMSSYYSICDIFVGTGRTAVEALACCRPVVAVGVKGFVGLVHPGNYRSAWETWFGDHQADEMWTVEKLQADIKRALDMPVQEKMETGWVNRNLVKEQFNFTRTTDMLMNVYANILKDRYAPYEVE encoded by the coding sequence TTGAAAAAAAAGGCAGAGGTTCGCAGCAAGAAACCCATAGTTAAGAGACGCATATACAGCAAACAACCTATCGTCCAATACGTCGTAAAAGCTGAACCGCCCAAGCAAGTCGTCTGGTTTAATAAAGAAGAATCGAATCGGAGCATAGAACGTCGATATTCAGCTACAGACTTGCGTATTTTAATGGTATTGGACCAATTTAATATCGGCGGAACTGAAACGCATGTTTTGACATGCGTACGGGAATTGCTTAGAAACGGTGTTCACGTCGTTGTAGCTGGAAAACGGGGAGAAATGTGTGATGCCTTCGCCGCCTTAGGCTGTCCCGTGTATGAGATTAACTTCGTCACGAACGAACATATAAGTAATGATGATGATGAGAAGAAGATCATCTCCCAATTGAAACAAATCATGAATACGGAAGGGATTACAGCCGTTCATATTCATCAAATCCCCTCCGGTTTTTTTGCTGCTAAAGCCGCAGATCAATTGTGTATCCCTCGCATTTGGACGCTCCACATGTTGCTTCCCTTTACAATCGATGAACTGGATCTGATAAAAAGCAGCGCGGCGGTTGTCTGCGTGAGTCCTTCCATAGTGAAACAGTTGCCTGTTAAAGGGCTGCCTGTCCAATTGATTCCTAATGGAATTGATACCGTACAGTTCAATTACCGCTCACTGATTCAGAGCGACTTACGTGAAGAACTGGGAATTCCAAAGGTCGCGCCTGTTATTATGTACGCCGGTAGATTATCTTGGGAAAAAGCAGATATTTGCAGAGATGTCATAGAAGCAAGCAGACGGTTAAAAGCCGAACACTACCCTAATCTAAACATCCTCGTGACTGGCGAAGGGCGGCATAGTGAGAATATTAAATCGCTAGTTGACGTGATTCATAAAGAGACAAAAAGTAAATTCATTCATTTGCTGGGAAACACTCTCAATATGTCTTCCTATTATTCTATCTGCGATATCTTTGTTGGCACTGGGAGAACTGCCGTTGAGGCTCTAGCTTGCTGTCGTCCCGTGGTCGCTGTTGGTGTGAAAGGTTTTGTCGGACTGGTTCACCCTGGAAATTACCGATCAGCATGGGAGACATGGTTCGGTGACCATCAAGCCGACGAAATGTGGACAGTAGAGAAGTTACAAGCAGATATAAAGCGAGCGCTGGATATGCCGGTTCAAGAAAAAATGGAAACAGGCTGGGTGAACCGAAATCTGGTGAAGGAACAATTTAACTTTACCCGTACTACAGACATGTTGATGAACGTATATGCAAATATTCTAAAAGACCGTTATGCCCCATATGAGGTGGAGTAA
- a CDS encoding glycosyltransferase family 2 protein codes for MLLARIDQLVSIVVPCFNAESYIEDCLDHLFDQIYPSTEIIVVDDASTDGTVDRIQLWLARRRFPRFTLLQLPRNIGFSGSLTTGLFMAYGEYIAIHDADDYSHPERISKQVEFLMNHPQISMVGTNYMAFEDNDILKQTPSNWLSYGEDIPKRYAIGEHCVSHPTILFRGSVFDRMGGSHGILMEPKIMNLLPNAFLKASRSIT; via the coding sequence GTGTTGCTTGCACGTATCGACCAGCTTGTAAGTATCGTGGTCCCCTGCTTTAACGCGGAATCTTACATTGAGGACTGTCTAGATCATTTATTCGACCAAATCTACCCAAGTACAGAAATCATCGTCGTGGATGATGCATCAACGGACGGAACTGTCGATCGTATCCAATTGTGGTTGGCTCGCCGGCGATTTCCCCGCTTCACGCTGCTTCAGTTGCCTCGTAATATAGGGTTTTCTGGTTCTCTAACAACGGGGCTGTTCATGGCGTACGGAGAATATATCGCAATTCACGATGCAGATGACTACTCTCATCCTGAAAGGATTAGTAAGCAGGTCGAGTTTCTAATGAACCATCCCCAGATTAGTATGGTTGGCACGAACTATATGGCTTTTGAAGATAACGACATTCTAAAACAAACCCCGTCGAATTGGCTAAGCTATGGTGAGGATATCCCTAAGAGATATGCAATAGGAGAGCACTGCGTCTCTCATCCGACTATTTTATTTCGAGGCAGTGTATTCGATCGTATGGGGGGCTCTCACGGAATATTAATGGAGCCGAAGATTATGAATTTATTGCCAAATGCATTTCTCAAGGCATCCAGGTCGATAACCTAA
- a CDS encoding HipA family kinase — MTILAVQYIRPVNQGWTLPHLFKCEDGQTYVVKFINNRAGPGILANELIAYRLGQWLGLPIAPYRIVQITKDLLDVFPALKSLDIPAGLHLGSLYFEQGTTLFKKHNLALCKNLYHSAGMIVFDHWINNWDRHIAQDNLLYLPDQQKIQMIDHSDAFFGPDWNKNEFMDDANKMDIFWGPIYEVFVPFIDSPDPFGHYVSLVEKISEKTVIQAVKGLPKQWGISREDVTDLIDFLLCRRKLVRNALEELRDHFPIWTQKDDG, encoded by the coding sequence ATGACCATCCTGGCTGTGCAATACATCAGACCCGTGAATCAGGGGTGGACACTCCCGCATTTGTTCAAATGTGAGGATGGTCAAACCTATGTTGTGAAATTCATTAATAATCGTGCCGGTCCTGGTATTTTGGCCAACGAGCTGATCGCTTATCGTCTAGGACAATGGCTTGGATTGCCCATTGCACCCTACCGTATTGTTCAGATAACAAAGGACCTTCTGGATGTGTTCCCTGCTCTGAAAAGCTTGGATATCCCTGCAGGTTTGCATCTTGGCAGTTTATATTTCGAGCAAGGAACCACCTTATTTAAGAAACACAATTTGGCATTGTGTAAAAATCTATATCATTCAGCTGGGATGATTGTATTTGATCATTGGATCAATAATTGGGATCGGCATATCGCGCAAGACAATCTATTATATTTACCAGATCAACAGAAAATTCAAATGATAGATCACTCGGATGCTTTTTTTGGCCCGGATTGGAACAAGAATGAATTTATGGACGATGCTAATAAAATGGATATATTCTGGGGTCCTATATATGAAGTATTTGTTCCTTTTATTGATAGTCCGGATCCGTTCGGTCATTATGTCTCGTTAGTTGAAAAAATTAGCGAAAAAACGGTTATTCAAGCGGTAAAGGGGCTTCCTAAACAGTGGGGTATCTCCCGGGAAGATGTGACTGATTTGATTGACTTTTTACTATGCAGGAGGAAACTGGTTCGCAATGCTTTGGAGGAGTTAAGGGACCATTTCCCGATCTGGACGCAGAAGGATGACGGTTAA
- a CDS encoding phosphotransferase yields MFHQLLQTASTQYGITFYEFEILHKTGRTLVLAVKSLQGDYVLKSIFTSEQRLQFILEAEHFLRLQGIHIPNIFPTLTGTPYFLWEGDRYVLQEKLQGGPVPPTTIEVVTRRAALLGQMHSSSLGFLSKHGPYSCEERQWLSTYLRKLSSMRQWAHRYGNSRASKKKMILSYINFFQQVGQELVERLEHHAFFKSWIDAPLQKHFLCHGDFHSDNVLTVGTSLYVIDFEFIRYDYPSKDIGRFLQGIMNRRKGWDPVWFDHLLSFYLRENPLNDNQIELMYFDIAFPHSFSRFLDKGGYRNMSLDDVTAYLQREYDKTVYFLQLSNLFNH; encoded by the coding sequence ATGTTTCACCAGTTGCTGCAAACCGCTTCAACACAATATGGGATAACATTCTATGAATTCGAAATTCTTCATAAAACGGGGCGAACGCTGGTTCTGGCTGTGAAGTCACTACAGGGTGATTATGTTCTGAAAAGTATTTTTACCAGTGAACAACGCCTCCAGTTTATCTTGGAAGCCGAACACTTCCTGCGTTTGCAGGGAATTCATATACCCAATATCTTTCCCACTCTCACGGGTACACCTTATTTTCTGTGGGAAGGCGACCGTTATGTCCTGCAAGAAAAATTGCAGGGTGGCCCGGTTCCTCCAACAACAATAGAGGTAGTGACTCGTAGAGCAGCTCTTCTTGGGCAAATGCATTCCTCTTCGCTCGGCTTCCTTTCGAAACATGGACCATACAGTTGTGAGGAAAGGCAGTGGCTTAGCACTTATCTGAGGAAATTATCCTCTATGAGGCAGTGGGCGCACCGGTATGGAAACTCTAGAGCGTCTAAAAAAAAGATGATCCTGTCCTATATTAATTTTTTTCAGCAAGTAGGACAGGAGTTGGTTGAACGGCTTGAACATCATGCCTTTTTTAAAAGCTGGATCGATGCTCCTCTCCAAAAGCACTTTTTGTGTCACGGCGACTTTCATAGCGACAATGTTTTGACGGTGGGTACAAGCCTATATGTTATCGACTTTGAATTCATTCGATATGACTATCCCTCCAAAGATATAGGCCGTTTTTTGCAAGGTATTATGAATCGGCGAAAAGGTTGGGATCCTGTCTGGTTTGATCATCTTCTGAGTTTTTACCTCCGGGAAAATCCGTTGAACGACAACCAAATTGAGCTTATGTATTTCGATATAGCTTTTCCCCATAGCTTTTCCCGCTTTTTAGATAAAGGTGGATACAGAAATATGTCCTTGGATGATGTGACAGCTTATTTACAAAGAGAGTATGACAAAACCGTTTATTTCCTGCAACTATCTAATTTATTTAATCATTAG
- a CDS encoding glucose-1-phosphate thymidylyltransferase has translation MKGLIVCAGKGTRLKPFTFSRPKTLLPVANKPILFYAIEKLADKGIRDIGIVIHPSQEPLICSLAGKGECFGVSLTYIYQNEPKGIADAVAAAESFIGKNDFILMLGDNLVKEPLDMLIDQLKHSTACLLLTKVNNPQQYGVAEINDNEIIRLEEKPEFPKSNLTVVGVYAFKNEIFNCIRVLTASKRGELEITDAIQRLIDQKDKVAYVITSQHCSDVGNPERWLEANKWMMDEVCNDTNIISADAILINCTINSPVIISSGCMLKNCTIGPYVSVMSGATLEECHMEHSVLLQDVTISGTRQNYVSGIFGEKTRLTTFGDSHKEPFILGDLSQCIWPKH, from the coding sequence GTGAAGGGTTTGATCGTTTGTGCGGGTAAAGGCACACGTCTAAAACCATTTACTTTCTCTCGGCCGAAAACGCTGCTTCCTGTTGCAAACAAACCCATATTGTTTTATGCAATTGAGAAGCTCGCAGATAAAGGAATTCGTGACATTGGGATCGTCATTCATCCATCTCAGGAACCCCTGATTTGCAGCTTAGCCGGAAAAGGGGAATGTTTTGGGGTTTCCCTGACCTATATTTATCAGAATGAGCCGAAAGGGATTGCAGATGCAGTAGCAGCAGCTGAATCTTTTATTGGAAAAAATGACTTTATTCTGATGCTTGGTGATAATTTGGTCAAGGAGCCATTGGATATGCTGATAGATCAGCTTAAACATTCAACTGCCTGTCTCCTGCTGACTAAAGTGAATAATCCACAGCAATATGGTGTAGCGGAAATTAACGATAATGAAATAATAAGGCTGGAGGAGAAGCCGGAGTTCCCGAAAAGTAATCTGACTGTAGTTGGCGTATATGCTTTTAAAAACGAAATCTTTAATTGTATTCGGGTCTTGACGGCCTCAAAACGGGGAGAGTTGGAAATAACAGATGCCATCCAACGGTTAATTGATCAGAAAGATAAGGTTGCTTACGTGATTACAAGCCAACATTGTTCCGATGTAGGCAATCCGGAGCGATGGTTGGAGGCAAATAAGTGGATGATGGATGAAGTGTGCAATGATACCAATATCATCTCTGCTGACGCGATTCTTATTAACTGTACGATAAATTCACCGGTGATCATTAGCTCAGGCTGTATGTTAAAGAATTGTACGATAGGCCCTTACGTGTCAGTAATGTCCGGAGCTACATTAGAGGAATGTCACATGGAGCATAGTGTTCTGCTGCAGGATGTTACAATCAGCGGGACCCGACAAAACTATGTCAGCGGTATATTTGGAGAAAAAACAAGGCTTACCACTTTTGGAGATTCCCACAAAGAGCCTTTTATTCTTGGTGACCTGTCACAGTGTATTTGGCCGAAACATTGA
- the rfbC gene encoding dTDP-4-dehydrorhamnose 3,5-epimerase, with the protein MIIIPKRLEGVFEIQLSSFYDNRGLFMRSYDESIFSEYGIHRKWIQENQSVSLKKGTIRGMHFQYTPFTESKLLRVVSGAVLDVFADLRKDSPTYGQWDSLILSEDNRSMVYIPRGFAHGFCTLCDYCTVQYKVDQVYTPSAEGGIRWDDPSLAIKWPTQTPLLSEKDKNLPTLDLFISQNRGIDSA; encoded by the coding sequence ATGATAATCATTCCTAAGAGGCTGGAGGGTGTTTTTGAAATCCAATTGTCTTCTTTTTACGATAATCGGGGTTTGTTTATGAGATCTTACGATGAATCCATCTTCTCAGAGTACGGTATTCATCGGAAATGGATCCAGGAGAATCAATCGGTTTCGTTGAAAAAAGGGACGATTAGGGGAATGCACTTTCAATATACGCCCTTTACAGAGAGCAAGCTCTTAAGAGTTGTGTCCGGTGCAGTTTTGGATGTTTTTGCTGACTTACGTAAGGATTCCCCAACTTATGGGCAGTGGGACAGCCTTATCCTATCCGAGGATAATCGATCTATGGTCTATATTCCACGGGGATTTGCACACGGCTTCTGCACGCTTTGTGATTACTGTACGGTACAGTACAAAGTGGATCAGGTATATACTCCCTCCGCAGAGGGCGGTATCCGCTGGGACGATCCTTCACTTGCCATCAAATGGCCGACCCAAACGCCGCTTCTTTCTGAAAAAGATAAAAATCTGCCTACATTGGATCTATTTATTTCACAAAACAGAGGGATTGATTCTGCATGA
- a CDS encoding NAD-dependent epimerase/dehydratase family protein, producing the protein MKYIVFGAGGFIGSSLCDQLHKEGHEVVRMFHKLPNAEGYCTGYQDVEADVLSERLPDTRISADAVVHLAAANDILSKNGREGIKLSVIGTKNVLDFAVNNSIDHVIFFSTIQVLGSELQGLITEESPFYPENDYAANHMMAEIYTEMYARKGLLKAVSVRPTNVYGHFAHPTVNRWSLVPACFCREAFVDKTITLQSTGRQRRNFVSVDDVAGATIAVLGNFPSSYDTLNIGSKYHMTILDVALLVKEVHDEMYAQRVLLLTHGDQPQQENRFIISLDKLENRYGYKEQHGKEELRRQIQLIFRDLEHNHE; encoded by the coding sequence ATGAAATATATTGTTTTCGGAGCAGGGGGATTCATCGGGAGTAGCTTATGTGATCAGCTTCATAAGGAAGGGCACGAGGTAGTCCGTATGTTCCATAAACTACCTAATGCGGAAGGTTATTGCACGGGTTATCAGGATGTTGAAGCAGATGTGCTTTCAGAGCGTTTACCTGACACCCGTATTAGTGCGGATGCTGTTGTTCATCTTGCAGCAGCCAACGATATCTTGTCCAAAAACGGGCGGGAAGGAATAAAGCTGTCCGTAATTGGAACAAAAAACGTACTGGATTTTGCGGTTAATAATTCGATTGATCATGTGATATTCTTTTCGACCATACAGGTACTGGGCTCGGAGTTGCAAGGATTGATCACGGAGGAGTCACCTTTTTATCCAGAAAATGACTATGCGGCGAACCATATGATGGCTGAAATCTACACCGAAATGTACGCAAGGAAAGGGCTGCTTAAAGCGGTCAGCGTTAGACCAACGAATGTATACGGCCACTTCGCACATCCGACCGTAAACCGCTGGAGTTTGGTTCCGGCTTGCTTCTGCAGGGAGGCTTTCGTCGACAAAACGATTACTTTGCAATCCACGGGTAGGCAACGGCGAAATTTTGTCAGTGTGGATGATGTAGCAGGGGCAACAATAGCTGTTCTTGGTAATTTCCCCTCATCATACGATACCCTGAATATCGGTTCCAAGTATCATATGACAATTTTGGATGTAGCACTATTGGTGAAGGAAGTACACGATGAGATGTATGCACAAAGGGTTCTACTGCTGACGCATGGAGATCAACCCCAACAGGAGAACAGGTTTATAATCTCTCTCGACAAATTGGAAAACCGATACGGATATAAAGAACAGCATGGAAAAGAAGAGCTCCGGAGACAAATCCAATTGATCTTCCGCGATCTTGAGCATAACCATGAATGA
- the rfbG gene encoding CDP-glucose 4,6-dehydratase — MEKINFWKDKKVFITGHTGFKGSWLSIWLHQLGAKITAYSTAPPTVPSLYQISNADQLLTSVIGDIRDAYLLQRTMRDADPDIVFHLAAQPLVRESYINPVDTYAVNVLGTVNVLEAIRQNNLLGAGIKALVNVTTDKCYDNKEWLWGYRESDPLGGFDPYSNSKACSELITSCYRNSFFNPHRYQEHGVAIASARAGNVLGGGDWASERLIPDCFKSFCNQAPLVIRSPNSIRPWQHVLEPLSGYLLLGQRLLEEGIRYADSWNFGPEEQDAKSVESVVRRFCSLWGEGAVYETQPDNRLHEAAALRLDCSKAKLQLGWHPRWDLDTALINTAAWYKAYLNQEDMLEICRRQIRQFEQSTYKYK; from the coding sequence TTGGAAAAAATAAACTTTTGGAAAGACAAAAAAGTATTTATTACTGGTCACACGGGTTTTAAAGGCTCTTGGTTATCTATTTGGCTACATCAGCTTGGAGCCAAGATCACCGCCTATTCAACCGCTCCTCCAACCGTTCCCAGTTTATATCAAATCAGTAATGCCGATCAGCTTCTCACTTCCGTCATAGGAGATATAAGAGACGCCTATCTCCTGCAGAGGACCATGCGCGATGCTGATCCGGACATTGTTTTTCATCTTGCTGCCCAGCCACTCGTTAGAGAATCCTATATAAATCCCGTGGATACGTATGCTGTAAACGTGTTAGGTACCGTGAATGTACTCGAAGCCATACGGCAGAACAATCTTCTAGGTGCCGGGATTAAAGCTCTCGTCAATGTTACGACAGATAAGTGTTACGATAACAAGGAGTGGCTCTGGGGGTATAGGGAGAGTGACCCTCTGGGAGGCTTTGACCCTTATTCCAACAGCAAAGCCTGCTCCGAATTAATCACCTCCTGTTATCGGAATTCCTTCTTCAATCCTCATCGCTACCAGGAGCATGGCGTAGCTATCGCATCCGCTAGAGCAGGCAATGTGCTCGGAGGCGGAGACTGGGCAAGTGAACGGCTTATTCCAGACTGCTTCAAATCCTTCTGTAACCAGGCCCCTCTTGTCATAAGAAGTCCTAATTCAATACGACCATGGCAGCATGTGCTTGAGCCGCTAAGCGGTTATCTGCTCCTAGGGCAGCGGCTACTGGAAGAAGGAATACGTTATGCGGATTCATGGAACTTCGGACCGGAGGAACAGGATGCAAAAAGCGTGGAATCGGTCGTCCGCCGTTTCTGTAGTTTATGGGGAGAAGGTGCAGTCTATGAGACCCAGCCTGATAACAGGCTCCATGAAGCAGCTGCACTAAGATTAGATTGCTCCAAGGCAAAACTTCAACTGGGATGGCATCCCCGCTGGGATTTGGATACGGCGCTGATCAACACCGCCGCTTGGTATAAGGCATACTTAAACCAGGAAGATATGCTGGAAATATGCCGCAGACAGATAAGGCAGTTTGAACAATCCACTTACAAATACAAATAA
- the rfbF gene encoding glucose-1-phosphate cytidylyltransferase — protein sequence MKVVILAGGYGTRISEESHLRPKPMIEIGEKPILWHIMKLYSHFGFNDFVICLGYKGYYVKEYFSHYYLHNSDITFDYTNQNNVTVHQHKAEPWKVTLVDTGLETMTGGRLKRVAHYIGNETFMMTYGDGLSSIDLAALLEFHHSHNKTATVTVTQPPGRFGAMQLNQQSRVEAFMEKPKGDNSWINAGFFVLEPEVFQYIEGDHTVFEKKPLENMARNGELMGYKFEDFWQPMDTLRDKNYLDQLWKSGNAPWKK from the coding sequence ATGAAGGTCGTAATTCTTGCAGGCGGATATGGAACGCGAATCAGTGAAGAATCGCATCTTCGGCCCAAACCGATGATTGAGATTGGAGAAAAGCCCATCCTATGGCATATCATGAAATTGTATTCCCATTTTGGATTTAATGATTTTGTGATATGTCTAGGTTATAAGGGTTATTATGTAAAAGAATATTTCTCCCATTATTACCTGCACAATTCTGATATCACTTTTGATTATACCAATCAAAATAACGTTACTGTTCATCAGCATAAGGCAGAACCCTGGAAAGTAACCCTTGTTGATACGGGGCTGGAAACCATGACTGGCGGGCGGTTGAAAAGAGTTGCCCATTACATTGGAAACGAGACTTTTATGATGACTTATGGTGATGGCCTCTCCTCAATCGACCTTGCTGCCTTGCTGGAATTCCATCATAGCCACAATAAAACAGCCACTGTAACCGTAACCCAGCCTCCCGGTAGATTCGGGGCGATGCAATTGAATCAACAGAGCAGGGTTGAGGCATTCATGGAGAAGCCGAAAGGAGACAACTCGTGGATTAATGCCGGCTTCTTCGTATTGGAGCCTGAAGTATTCCAATATATTGAAGGCGACCATACGGTGTTCGAGAAGAAACCATTAGAAAACATGGCACGTAACGGCGAGCTTATGGGTTATAAATTCGAAGACTTTTGGCAGCCAATGGATACTTTAAGAGATAAAAATTATTTGGACCAGCTTTGGAAATCGGGGAATGCCCCTTGGAAAAAATAA
- a CDS encoding glycosyltransferase family 2 protein — MANLSVLMPVYNASHYLSNAIESILLQSYTDFELIVINDGSTDSSLEIIHHYSDPRIKLINNPENLGIVSSLNRGFSAATGTFIARMDADDYSLPNRFMAQLQFMDLHPEIGVCGTQFRIMDNSEVRMQTSTLPLDPDILSCSLLLNCCLAHPTTMIRRHVLEKLTGPLYDPSYQHAEDYHLWARLSEITRIANLEECYLHYRHHNDQISRTKGSEQLEQADRIRLDLIKGLGIVPTQEEWELHLNLCNLRKSSELSEREWIHKLLHINLITRRYNQVALMLVLNNACRG, encoded by the coding sequence ATGGCGAATCTTTCCGTTTTGATGCCGGTGTATAATGCATCCCATTATTTGAGTAATGCGATAGAAAGCATCTTATTACAAAGCTATACTGATTTCGAGCTTATCGTCATTAACGACGGATCAACCGATAGCAGCCTTGAGATCATTCATCACTATTCTGATCCTCGTATTAAACTGATCAATAATCCGGAAAACCTTGGAATTGTTTCAAGTCTTAACCGTGGATTCAGTGCTGCCACAGGAACTTTTATTGCCAGGATGGATGCGGATGATTACAGCCTGCCGAATCGTTTCATGGCACAACTTCAGTTCATGGACTTACACCCAGAAATTGGCGTCTGCGGGACACAGTTCCGAATTATGGATAACTCAGAAGTTAGAATGCAAACCTCGACGCTCCCTTTGGATCCAGATATCCTTTCCTGTTCCCTGCTGCTCAATTGTTGTCTAGCGCATCCTACCACAATGATAAGGAGGCATGTTCTAGAAAAGCTTACCGGTCCACTGTATGATCCATCCTACCAGCATGCAGAAGACTATCACTTATGGGCGAGACTCTCAGAAATAACGCGGATCGCCAACTTGGAAGAATGTTATCTGCATTACCGCCACCATAACGATCAAATCAGCAGAACGAAGGGCTCTGAACAACTTGAACAAGCAGATCGAATCCGTCTGGATCTGATCAAAGGACTAGGAATTGTCCCAACTCAAGAGGAGTGGGAGCTGCACTTGAATTTATGCAATTTGAGGAAAAGCTCAGAATTGTCTGAACGGGAATGGATTCATAAACTATTACACATAAATCTGATAACAAGAAGGTATAACCAAGTAGCACTGATGCTTGTGTTGAACAATGCATGTAGAGGATAA